In a single window of the Amia ocellicauda isolate fAmiCal2 chromosome 20, fAmiCal2.hap1, whole genome shotgun sequence genome:
- the hoga1 gene encoding 4-hydroxy-2-oxoglutarate aldolase, mitochondrial isoform X2 codes for MLCQYLKSVLLINYKTACFSWNTRRTEIKLTETMFGIRLLILGRKCRSTMGLWKRSQYHTSGQTMDIGGIYPPIATPFARNEQVDFQKLEENLLKYAKIPFRGLVVQGSNGEYPYLTSEERVEVVRRVRQSLPKDKLLMAGSGSSMGTVLLSERMAKSGADVVLVVTPCFYRGRMDSRALIHHYTQVADACPVPVVLYSVPGNTGLDLPVEAILTLSQHPNIVGLKDSGGDITRIALIIHKTRKEDFQVLAGSAGFLLAAYSVGAVGGVCALANILGQQVCQLQQLCLAGQWEEARDLQYRLIEPNTAVTRQFGIAALKQAMEWFGYHGGECRSPLQPLSEAESQQLHLHFSSNGWL; via the exons ATGCTCTGTCAATATTTAAAGAGTGTGTTATTGATTAACTATAAGACTGCTTGTTTCAGCTGGAATACAAGACGGACAGAAATCAAACTCACGGAGACAATGTTTGGGATCAGGCTTTTAATTTTGGGAAGAAAATGCAGAAGCACCATGGGGCTGTGGAAGCGAAGCCAGTACCACACCTCTGGCCAGACAATGGATATTGGTGGAATTTACCCCCCTATCGCCACACCGTTTGCTAGGAACGAACAGGTGGATTTTCAGAAacttgaggaaaacctgttgAAATATGCAAAGATACCATTCAGAG GGCTGGTGGTCCAGGGCTCCAACGGGGAGTATCCCTACCTGACGAGTGAGGAGCGCGTGGAGGTCGTGCGCAGGGTGAGACAGAGCCTTCCCAAAGACAAGCTGCTGATGGCAGGCTCCGGGT CATCCATGGGAACCGTGCTGCTGAGTGAGAGGATGGCAAAGAGTGGGGCTGATGTGGTATTAGTGGTCACACCATGCTTCTACCGTGGCCGGATGGATAGTAGAGCACTCATCCACCACTACACACAG GTGGCAGATGCCTGCCCAGTGCCAGTGGTTCTCTACAGTGTTCCTGGAAACACTGGGCTGGACCTGCCTGTGGAGGCCATTCTCACACTCTCACAGCACCCCAACATTGTGGGGCTAAAGGATAGCGGTGGTGAT ATAACAAGAATTGCCCTGATCATTCACAAAACACGAAAGGAGGATTTCCAAGTGCTGGCAGGGTCAGCTGGATTCCTGTTGGCTGCCTACTCTGTAG GTGCAGTTGGGGGGGTTTGTGCACTGGCGAACATCCTTGGGCAGCAGGTGTGCCAGCTTCAGCAGCTCTGTCTGGCTGGTCAGTGGGAAGAAGCCAGAGATCTACAGTACCGGCTAATTGAACCCAACACTGCA GTGACGAGGCAGTTTGGGATTGCCGCTCTGAAGCAGGCCATGGAGTGGTTTGGTTACCATGGCGGGGAATGCCGCTCCCCCCTGCAGCCGCTCTCTGAGGCTGAGAGCCAGCAGCTCCATCTCCATTTCTCTTCTAATGGATGGCTGTGA
- the hoga1 gene encoding 4-hydroxy-2-oxoglutarate aldolase, mitochondrial isoform X1, with product MLCQYLKSVLLINYKTACFSWNTRRTEIKLTETMFGIRLLILGRKCRSTMGLWKRSQYHTSGQTMDIGGIYPPIATPFARNEQVDFQKLEENLLKYAKIPFRGLVVQGSNGEYPYLTSEERVEVVRRVRQSLPKDKLLMAGSGCESSMGTVLLSERMAKSGADVVLVVTPCFYRGRMDSRALIHHYTQVADACPVPVVLYSVPGNTGLDLPVEAILTLSQHPNIVGLKDSGGDITRIALIIHKTRKEDFQVLAGSAGFLLAAYSVGAVGGVCALANILGQQVCQLQQLCLAGQWEEARDLQYRLIEPNTAVTRQFGIAALKQAMEWFGYHGGECRSPLQPLSEAESQQLHLHFSSNGWL from the exons ATGCTCTGTCAATATTTAAAGAGTGTGTTATTGATTAACTATAAGACTGCTTGTTTCAGCTGGAATACAAGACGGACAGAAATCAAACTCACGGAGACAATGTTTGGGATCAGGCTTTTAATTTTGGGAAGAAAATGCAGAAGCACCATGGGGCTGTGGAAGCGAAGCCAGTACCACACCTCTGGCCAGACAATGGATATTGGTGGAATTTACCCCCCTATCGCCACACCGTTTGCTAGGAACGAACAGGTGGATTTTCAGAAacttgaggaaaacctgttgAAATATGCAAAGATACCATTCAGAG GGCTGGTGGTCCAGGGCTCCAACGGGGAGTATCCCTACCTGACGAGTGAGGAGCGCGTGGAGGTCGTGCGCAGGGTGAGACAGAGCCTTCCCAAAGACAAGCTGCTGATGGCAGGCTCCGGGTGTGAGT CATCCATGGGAACCGTGCTGCTGAGTGAGAGGATGGCAAAGAGTGGGGCTGATGTGGTATTAGTGGTCACACCATGCTTCTACCGTGGCCGGATGGATAGTAGAGCACTCATCCACCACTACACACAG GTGGCAGATGCCTGCCCAGTGCCAGTGGTTCTCTACAGTGTTCCTGGAAACACTGGGCTGGACCTGCCTGTGGAGGCCATTCTCACACTCTCACAGCACCCCAACATTGTGGGGCTAAAGGATAGCGGTGGTGAT ATAACAAGAATTGCCCTGATCATTCACAAAACACGAAAGGAGGATTTCCAAGTGCTGGCAGGGTCAGCTGGATTCCTGTTGGCTGCCTACTCTGTAG GTGCAGTTGGGGGGGTTTGTGCACTGGCGAACATCCTTGGGCAGCAGGTGTGCCAGCTTCAGCAGCTCTGTCTGGCTGGTCAGTGGGAAGAAGCCAGAGATCTACAGTACCGGCTAATTGAACCCAACACTGCA GTGACGAGGCAGTTTGGGATTGCCGCTCTGAAGCAGGCCATGGAGTGGTTTGGTTACCATGGCGGGGAATGCCGCTCCCCCCTGCAGCCGCTCTCTGAGGCTGAGAGCCAGCAGCTCCATCTCCATTTCTCTTCTAATGGATGGCTGTGA
- the hoga1 gene encoding 4-hydroxy-2-oxoglutarate aldolase, mitochondrial isoform X3, with protein MLCQYLKSVLLINYKTACFSWNTRRTEIKLTETMFGIRLLILGRKCRSTMGLWKRSQYHTSGQTMDIGGIYPPIATPFARNEQVDFQKLEENLLKYAKIPFRGLVVQGSNGEYPYLTSEERVEVVRRVRQSLPKDKLLMAGSGCESSMGTVLLSERMAKSGADVVLVVTPCFYRGRMDSRALIHHYTQVADACPVPVVLYSVPGNTGLDLPVEAILTLSQHPNIVGLKDSGGDITRIALIIHKTRKEDFQVLAGSAGFLLAAYSVGDEAVWDCRSEAGHGVVWLPWRGMPLPPAAAL; from the exons ATGCTCTGTCAATATTTAAAGAGTGTGTTATTGATTAACTATAAGACTGCTTGTTTCAGCTGGAATACAAGACGGACAGAAATCAAACTCACGGAGACAATGTTTGGGATCAGGCTTTTAATTTTGGGAAGAAAATGCAGAAGCACCATGGGGCTGTGGAAGCGAAGCCAGTACCACACCTCTGGCCAGACAATGGATATTGGTGGAATTTACCCCCCTATCGCCACACCGTTTGCTAGGAACGAACAGGTGGATTTTCAGAAacttgaggaaaacctgttgAAATATGCAAAGATACCATTCAGAG GGCTGGTGGTCCAGGGCTCCAACGGGGAGTATCCCTACCTGACGAGTGAGGAGCGCGTGGAGGTCGTGCGCAGGGTGAGACAGAGCCTTCCCAAAGACAAGCTGCTGATGGCAGGCTCCGGGTGTGAGT CATCCATGGGAACCGTGCTGCTGAGTGAGAGGATGGCAAAGAGTGGGGCTGATGTGGTATTAGTGGTCACACCATGCTTCTACCGTGGCCGGATGGATAGTAGAGCACTCATCCACCACTACACACAG GTGGCAGATGCCTGCCCAGTGCCAGTGGTTCTCTACAGTGTTCCTGGAAACACTGGGCTGGACCTGCCTGTGGAGGCCATTCTCACACTCTCACAGCACCCCAACATTGTGGGGCTAAAGGATAGCGGTGGTGAT ATAACAAGAATTGCCCTGATCATTCACAAAACACGAAAGGAGGATTTCCAAGTGCTGGCAGGGTCAGCTGGATTCCTGTTGGCTGCCTACTCTGTAG GTGACGAGGCAGTTTGGGATTGCCGCTCTGAAGCAGGCCATGGAGTGGTTTGGTTACCATGGCGGGGAATGCCGCTCCCCCCTGCAGCCGCTCTCTGA